From the Winogradskyella forsetii genome, the window TTAACACTTTATACTTTACACTCGACACTTTTTACTTGAAACCAACAATATGCCAAAAATAATCCCATTCAAAGCTGTAAAACCAACCAGAGCTATCGTCGGTCTTGTGGCCTCACGTCCTTATCAGAGTTATACTTTGAATGAACGCGAATCAAGAATGGCTTATAATCCTTACAGTTTTCTTCATATTGTGAATCCTGGTTATAAATACGATCAGGAAGTTACAGGAGAAGAACGTTATCGGTTGGTAAAAAACCGTTACTTGGAATTTAAGGAAGATGGTATTTTTATTCAAGATGAAAAGCCTTCGTTTTATGTGTATAAAATTGTGAATCGACTGGGACAAAAATTTAGCGGAATCATTGCTGCCACAAGCGCTGAAGATTACGAAAAGGATATCATCAAAAAGCATGAGGATACTATTGCCAAACGCGAAGAAACCTTTAAAACCTATATTCAAACCGTAGGTTTCAATGCAGAGCCTGTACTCCTAACCTATCCTGATAATACTACAATTGCTGAGATTATTAAAGAAACGCAAAAAGGTTATGCCGAGTTTGAATTTACCATGACCTATAGAGACACACATTATTTATGGAAAATAGATAATGATGAAACCATTGCGACTATTCAAGAGGAATTCAATAAAATGAATAAAGTTTATATTGCAGATGGTCATCACAGATCAGCGTCTTCTTATTTATTATACAGAGATGAAAAAGCAAAAAATCCGAATCATAATGGTGATGAGTCTTACAACTTTTTTATGTCCTATTTAATTCCAGAATCTGATTTGGTCATTCATGAGTTTAACCGACTGATAAAAGACTTAAATGGCTTGAGCAAAGAAGAATTTTTAATAAAGTTAGACGAATTTTATCGTATTGAAAATAGAGGTGTAATGCCATACAATCCATCAAAACCACATCACTTTAGCATGTATTTAGATGGCGAGTTTTATTCCCTTTACCTACGAAAAACAGCGTACGAATTTAAAACGGCCTTAGATCAGCTTGATGCCCAAGTACTTTACAAAACCATTCTTCAACCGATTTTAGGTATTAACGATTTAAGAAAAGACAATCGAATTTCATATGTTAACGGTCAGCATGAAATGGTCACTATAAAAAGCAGCGTGGATAGTGGCGAATTTACGGTTGGCTTCGGAATGTGTCCTTCAAATGTGGAACAAATGAAACAGATTGCGGATGAAGGTTTACGAATGCCACCTAAAAGTACTTATATTTTACCTAAATTGAGGAGTGGAATTACGATTTATGAATATTAATAAATGTTGATTCGTTTATTGTTGAGTCGTAAAACTTAACAACAAACAAATTAACTACAAACATCAAAGATGAACATAGAACAAAACTTAAAAGATATAAAATCAACCATACCAGAAAGCGTCACTTTAGTGGCAGTTTCTAAAACGAAACCTATAAGCGATTTAATGGAAGCTTATAATGCTGGTCAACGTGTTTTTGGAGAAAATAAAATCCAAGAAATGGTTGAAAAGTACGAAGAAATGCCAAAAGACATTAAATGGCACATGATTGGCCATGTTCAGCGCAATAAAGTAAAATACATGGCAGAATTTGTCAACTTAATTCATGGTGTGGATAGTTTCAAATTGCTGAAGGAAATTAATAAGCAAGCCAAAAAACACGATAAAATTATCAACTGTTTGCTTCAAATTAAAATTGCGGAAGAAGATAGTAAATTTGGTATGTCTGCTGATGATGCTACTTCCCTATTAAAATCTGAAAAAATCTCAGAATTAAAAAATATTAAGATTGTCGGTGTAATGGGAATGGCAACTTTTACGGACAATATGAATCAGGTTGAAAAAGAATTCAAATTCCTAAAACACACATTTACAGAACTTAAATCATTACAACCTGAGCTCAAAACCATAAGTATGGGAATGAGTGGCGATTATCAATTGGCAATTGACTGCGGAAGTACAATGATTCGTGTAGGAAGTAGTATATTTGGAGAGAGAAATTAGTTTTCAGTCACCGCCTGCCTATGCCGAAAAGGCACGTTCGGGCGGGTCGCAGTTTTCAGCTAGCTCTATTATGAATAAAAAATAGTCTCAGTTTTGTGCCATCGACTTAAAAACTAAATTATGATGACATGCATTATTAAACATTCCTAATTTTCCCATTTGGGTAAATGTCCGCAGTACAATGGGAAACAACTAAACGACAAACAATATCTACGCAATACTAGACATAGAAACCACAGGTGGCAAGTTCAATGAAGAAGGTATCACGGAAATTGCAATCTACCAATTTGATGGTCATAAAGTAACCGATCAATTTATTTCGTTGGTCAATCCTGAACGGGAAATTCAACCTTTTGTGGTCAATCTTACAGGTATTAATTCTAGCATGCTAAAAAATGCGCCAAAATTTTATGAGGTGGCAAAACGCATTGTGGAGATTACCGAAGATTGTATTATTGTGGCTCATAATTCGTCCTTTGATTACAGAATCCTAAAAACTGAATTCAAACGTTTAGGTTTTCCTTTTAAACGAAAAAGCCTTTGTACCGTAGAACTTGCCCAACAGCTTATTCCGGATATGGAGTCCTATAGTCTTGGAAAATTAACACGCGCATTAGGTATTCCTATGGCTGATAGGCA encodes:
- a CDS encoding DUF1015 domain-containing protein, which codes for MPKIIPFKAVKPTRAIVGLVASRPYQSYTLNERESRMAYNPYSFLHIVNPGYKYDQEVTGEERYRLVKNRYLEFKEDGIFIQDEKPSFYVYKIVNRLGQKFSGIIAATSAEDYEKDIIKKHEDTIAKREETFKTYIQTVGFNAEPVLLTYPDNTTIAEIIKETQKGYAEFEFTMTYRDTHYLWKIDNDETIATIQEEFNKMNKVYIADGHHRSASSYLLYRDEKAKNPNHNGDESYNFFMSYLIPESDLVIHEFNRLIKDLNGLSKEEFLIKLDEFYRIENRGVMPYNPSKPHHFSMYLDGEFYSLYLRKTAYEFKTALDQLDAQVLYKTILQPILGINDLRKDNRISYVNGQHEMVTIKSSVDSGEFTVGFGMCPSNVEQMKQIADEGLRMPPKSTYILPKLRSGITIYEY
- a CDS encoding YggS family pyridoxal phosphate-dependent enzyme, whose translation is MNIEQNLKDIKSTIPESVTLVAVSKTKPISDLMEAYNAGQRVFGENKIQEMVEKYEEMPKDIKWHMIGHVQRNKVKYMAEFVNLIHGVDSFKLLKEINKQAKKHDKIINCLLQIKIAEEDSKFGMSADDATSLLKSEKISELKNIKIVGVMGMATFTDNMNQVEKEFKFLKHTFTELKSLQPELKTISMGMSGDYQLAIDCGSTMIRVGSSIFGERN